Proteins from a genomic interval of Vicinamibacterales bacterium:
- a CDS encoding Gfo/Idh/MocA family oxidoreductase produces the protein VRAGDLVQAGAIGRVIQTVNLAPHRIGNVAGGARPEWFWHKARYGGILVDIGSHQIDQFLFYTGSTRADVVSSQIANVAHKDKPEFEDFGDMVLRGDGGAGYVRLDWFTPNGLSTWGDGRLTILGTEGYIELRKYVDIAGRPGGDHLFIVDQKDTRYIDCKDGDLPFGPRLVSDIVNRTETAMPQAHTFLTMELAIKAQKQAQTINFRA, from the coding sequence GTCAGAGCCGGCGACCTCGTGCAGGCGGGTGCGATTGGCCGCGTCATCCAGACGGTCAACCTCGCGCCGCACCGCATCGGCAACGTCGCCGGCGGCGCGCGGCCCGAGTGGTTCTGGCACAAGGCGCGCTACGGCGGGATCCTCGTTGACATCGGGTCGCACCAGATCGATCAATTCCTCTTCTACACCGGCTCGACCAGGGCCGACGTCGTCTCGTCGCAGATTGCCAACGTGGCGCACAAGGACAAGCCCGAGTTCGAGGATTTCGGCGACATGGTGCTGCGCGGCGACGGCGGCGCGGGCTACGTCCGGCTGGACTGGTTCACCCCCAACGGCCTGTCGACCTGGGGCGACGGACGCCTGACGATTCTCGGCACCGAGGGCTACATCGAGCTGCGGAAGTACGTCGACATCGCCGGCCGTCCCGGCGGCGACCATCTGTTCATCGTCGATCAGAAGGACACACGCTATATCGATTGCAAGGATGGCGACCTGCCGTTCGGACCCCGGCTCGTGTCGGATATCGTCAACCGCACGGAAACCGCGATGCCGCAGGCGCACACGTTCCTCACGATGGAGCTCGCCATCAAGGCGCAGAAGCAGGCGCAGACGATCAACTTCAGGGCATAA
- a CDS encoding Gfo/Idh/MocA family oxidoreductase, translating to MKARHTRRQFLGAAGTIAAAAGFPAIVPATVFGRTSPSNRINVGAIGVGRISRAHDMPNILRYDVARIVAVCDLDANRVAAGKTFVNDFYAKQTGKPYDGVTGYGSYHELLANKDIDAVVISTPDHWHALVAIAAVQAGKDVYLQKPASLTIAEGRALSNAVHASGRIFQIGSQQRSTVQFRYAAELVRNGRIGALQTVEVGLPGDPSGDVEREMSVPQNLNYETWLGSTPYVYYTEKRVHPQSGFDRPGWLRCEQFGAGMITGWGAHHVDSAHWGMDTEYTGPVEIWGSAKFPASGLWDVHGDFKTYGRYANGVTMVISGDFPNGIKFIGRDGWIFVSRGNEAVTGSDPVAKLQDATALASSDPKIIKSVIGPNEIHLPESREHHLNWLESIASRKEPIAPVEIAHRSCSACLLHHIAMRADRRLHWDPIKERFQNDDDANAKLSRPMRAPYRLT from the coding sequence ATGAAGGCCAGACACACGCGACGGCAGTTCCTCGGCGCCGCCGGCACGATCGCCGCCGCCGCCGGTTTTCCCGCGATCGTGCCGGCGACGGTGTTCGGCAGGACGTCGCCGAGCAACCGCATCAACGTCGGCGCGATCGGCGTCGGGCGCATCTCGCGCGCGCACGACATGCCGAACATCCTGCGTTACGACGTCGCGCGGATCGTCGCCGTCTGCGATCTCGACGCCAACCGCGTCGCCGCCGGGAAGACCTTCGTCAACGACTTCTATGCCAAGCAGACCGGCAAGCCCTACGACGGCGTCACCGGCTACGGCAGCTATCACGAGCTGCTCGCCAACAAGGACATCGACGCCGTCGTCATCAGCACGCCGGATCACTGGCACGCGCTCGTGGCGATTGCCGCCGTGCAGGCCGGCAAGGACGTCTACCTGCAGAAGCCGGCGTCGCTGACGATCGCCGAGGGACGCGCGCTGAGCAACGCCGTCCACGCTTCGGGACGGATCTTCCAGATCGGCAGCCAGCAGCGCTCGACGGTCCAGTTCCGCTATGCCGCCGAGCTCGTTCGCAATGGACGCATCGGTGCGCTGCAGACGGTCGAAGTCGGCCTGCCGGGCGACCCGAGCGGCGACGTCGAACGCGAGATGTCGGTGCCCCAGAATCTGAACTACGAGACATGGCTCGGCTCGACGCCCTACGTCTATTACACCGAGAAGCGCGTTCACCCGCAGAGCGGCTTCGACCGTCCGGGCTGGCTGCGCTGCGAACAGTTCGGCGCCGGCATGATCACCGGCTGGGGCGCGCATCACGTCGACTCGGCGCACTGGGGGATGGACACGGAGTACACCGGGCCGGTCGAGATCTGGGGCAGCGCCAAGTTCCCGGCGAGCGGATTGTGGGACGTCCACGGCGACTTCAAGACCTACGGGCGCTACGCGAACGGCGTGACGATGGTGATCAGCGGCGATTTTCCGAACGGCATCAAGTTCATCGGCCGCGACGGCTGGATTTTTGTGTCCCGCGGGAACGAGGCGGTGACCGGCAGCGATCCGGTCGCCAAGCTACAGGACGCGACGGCGCTGGCATCGAGCGATCCGAAGATCATCAAGTCGGTCATCGGGCCGAACGAGATTCACCTTCCCGAGAGCCGCGAGCACCACCTGAACTGGCTCGAGTCGATCGCCTCCCGCAAGGAGCCGATCGCGCCAGTAGAGATCGCGCACCGTTCGTGTTCGGCGTGCCTGCTGCACCACATCGCGATGCGGGCGGACCGCCGGCTGCACTGGGATCCGATCAAGGAACGCTTCCAGAACGACGACGACGCCAACGCGAAGCTGTCGCGTCCGATGCGCGCGCCCTACAGGCTGACCTAA